In the genome of Notamacropus eugenii isolate mMacEug1 chromosome 5, mMacEug1.pri_v2, whole genome shotgun sequence, one region contains:
- the LOC140505713 gene encoding uncharacterized protein produces MPRKGKRNKTIEGYFLGELAFPPFLSDEEEQCLPSGKDTEVKASVSQPTQWAQAMEELKKYFENQVREVEEKLGREMRDMKSKHEQQISSLLKETQKNVEENNTLKTRLTQLAKEVQKANEEKNAFKSRSSQMEKEIQKLTEENSSFKIRMAQMEAKDFMRKQEITKQSQKNGKMEDNVKYLIGKTTDLENRSRRDNLKIMGLPESHDQKKSLDIIFHEIIKENCPEILEPEGKINIQGIHRTPPERDPKRETPRNIVAKFQSSQVKEKILQAARKKQFKYCGNTIRITQDLAASTLRDRRAWNRIFQKSKELGLKPRITYPAKLSIILQGKKWCFNEIEDFQAFLMKRPELKRKFDFQTQE; encoded by the coding sequence atgcccagaaaagggaaaagaaataagactatagaaggttactttcttggtgaactggcatttcctcccttcctttctgatgaggaagaacaatgcttaccatcaggcaaagacacagaagtcaaggcttctgtgtcccagcccacccaatgggctcaggccatggaagagctcaaaaagtattttgaaaatcaagttagagaggtggaggaaaagctgggaagagaaatgagagacatgaagtcaaagcatgaacagcaaatcagctccctgctaaaggagacccaaaaaaatgttgaagaaaataacaccttgaaaactagactaactcaattggcaaaagaggttcaaaaagccaatgaggagaagaatgctttcaaaagcagaagtagccaaatggaaaaggagattcaaaagctcactgaagaaaatagttctttcaaaattagaatggcacagatggaggctaaggactttatgagaaagcaagaaatcacaaaacaaagccagaagaatggaaaaatggaagataatgtgaaatatctcattggaaaaacaactgacctggaaaatagatccaggagagacaatttaaaaattatgggactacctgaaagccatgatcaaaagaagagcctagacatcatctttcatgaaattatcaaggaaaactgccctgagattctagaaccagagggcaaaataaatattcaaggaatccacagaacacctcctgaaagagatccaaaaagagaaactcctaggaacattgtggccaaattccagagttcccaggtcaaggagaaaatattgcaagcagctagaaagaaacaattcaagtattgtggaaatacaatcaggataacacaagatctagcagcctctacattaagggatcgaagggcatggaataggatattccagaagtcaaaggaactaggactaaaaccaagaatcacctacccagcaaaactgagtataatacttcaggggaaaaaatggtgtttcaatgaaattgaggactttcaagcattcttgatgaaaagaccagagctgaaaagaaaatttgactttcaaacacaagaatga